One genomic window of Xanthobacter dioxanivorans includes the following:
- a CDS encoding ParA family protein, with protein sequence MTETRDPSQTHPASPAGGIPGSPRVLALANQKGGVGKTTTAINLGTALAAIGETVLVVDLDPQGNASTGLGIDRRARRLSTYDVLIGEASMRETVMETGVPQLYVAPSTLDLSGLELEIAAERDRAFRLRNALKALAEDPEGPRFTYVLVDCPPSLSLLTVNAMAAADAIVVPLQCEFFALEGLSQLLKTVEQVRTGLNPGLTIHGIVLTMYDGRNNLSEQVVQDVRQFMGDKVYETVIPRNVRVSEAPSYGKPVLLYDLKCVGSQAYLRLASEVIQRERAARAVAAA encoded by the coding sequence ATGACCGAAACTCGCGATCCTTCCCAAACGCACCCCGCCTCCCCTGCCGGCGGCATTCCCGGCAGCCCCCGGGTGCTCGCGCTGGCCAACCAGAAGGGCGGCGTCGGCAAGACCACCACGGCCATCAATCTCGGCACGGCGCTGGCCGCCATCGGCGAGACGGTGCTGGTGGTGGACCTCGACCCGCAGGGCAATGCCTCCACCGGCCTCGGCATCGACCGGCGCGCCCGCCGCCTCTCCACCTACGACGTGCTCATCGGCGAGGCCAGCATGCGCGAGACGGTGATGGAGACCGGCGTGCCGCAGCTTTATGTGGCGCCGTCCACCCTCGATCTGTCGGGCCTGGAGCTGGAGATCGCCGCCGAGCGCGACCGCGCCTTCCGGCTGCGCAATGCGCTCAAGGCCCTCGCCGAGGATCCCGAGGGGCCGCGCTTCACCTATGTGCTGGTGGACTGCCCCCCGTCCCTCTCGCTGCTCACGGTGAATGCCATGGCGGCGGCGGATGCCATCGTGGTGCCGCTGCAGTGCGAGTTCTTCGCCCTCGAAGGCCTGTCCCAGCTCTTGAAGACGGTGGAGCAGGTGCGCACCGGGCTCAATCCGGGCCTGACCATCCACGGCATCGTGCTGACCATGTATGACGGGCGCAACAACCTGTCCGAGCAAGTGGTGCAGGATGTGCGGCAGTTCATGGGCGACAAGGTCTACGAGACCGTGATCCCGCGCAATGTGCGGGTGTCCGAGGCGCCGTCCTACGGCAAGCCGGTGCTGCTCTACGACCTCAAGTGCGTGGGCTCGCAGGCCTATCTGCGGCTTGCATCAGAGGTGATCCAGCGCGAGCGCGCGGCGCGGGCGGTGGCTGCCGCCTGA
- a CDS encoding ParB/RepB/Spo0J family partition protein yields the protein MADEQRSSRLGRGLAALIGEMGEPQAPATGRAPAGRGGPRRVPIEHVRPNPRNPRRAFLEEGLEDLTASIREKGIIQPIVVRPLKGSDSFEIVAGERRWRAAQRAALHEVPVVVLELTDREALEIAIIENVQRADLNAVEEAQGYEALMEEFKYSQNDLAKVIGKSRSHIANTLRLLKLPASVMGYLADGRLTAGHARALLACADPERMARDVVEKGLTVRDVEALSKTRAALVAPPAATGGGAAGKGKAAPERKSADVRALEKRLSDALGLTVSVEGAGEAGELKIRYASLEQLDEICRRLGLD from the coding sequence ATGGCGGACGAACAGCGCTCCTCCCGGCTCGGCCGGGGACTTGCGGCGCTCATCGGGGAGATGGGGGAGCCCCAGGCGCCGGCGACGGGCCGCGCCCCGGCCGGCCGCGGCGGCCCGCGCCGGGTGCCCATCGAGCACGTCAGGCCCAATCCGCGCAATCCGCGCCGGGCCTTCCTGGAGGAGGGCCTGGAGGATCTCACCGCCTCGATCCGGGAGAAGGGCATCATCCAGCCCATCGTGGTGCGGCCGCTCAAGGGATCCGACAGCTTCGAGATCGTCGCTGGCGAGCGGCGCTGGCGCGCGGCCCAGCGCGCCGCGCTGCACGAGGTGCCGGTGGTGGTGCTGGAACTCACCGATCGCGAGGCGCTCGAGATCGCCATCATCGAAAACGTCCAGCGCGCCGACCTGAACGCGGTGGAAGAAGCGCAGGGCTATGAGGCCCTGATGGAGGAGTTCAAGTACAGCCAGAACGATCTCGCCAAGGTCATCGGCAAGAGCCGCAGCCATATCGCTAATACCCTGCGCCTGCTGAAGCTGCCGGCGAGCGTGATGGGGTATCTGGCGGACGGGCGGCTCACCGCCGGCCATGCCCGCGCGCTGCTGGCCTGCGCCGATCCCGAGCGCATGGCCCGGGACGTGGTGGAGAAGGGCCTGACCGTCCGCGACGTGGAGGCGCTGTCGAAGACGCGCGCGGCGCTTGTCGCCCCGCCGGCGGCCACGGGTGGCGGCGCGGCCGGCAAGGGGAAGGCCGCACCCGAGCGCAAGAGCGCGGATGTTCGGGCGCTGGAGAAGCGTCTGTCGGATGCTCTGGGGCTTACTGTGAGCGTCGAGGGGGCGGGCGAAGCCGGCGAACTGAAGATCCGCTATGCGAGTCTTGAGCAACTGGACGAGATCTGTCGCCGTCTTGGCCTGGATTGA
- a CDS encoding MucR family transcriptional regulator: MSDSASNSPSTGHIDFTTEIVAAYVSNNSVAATELPALIESVYRALGQLGTPAAAPVEEQKPAVPLKKSVTPEYIICLEDGKKFKSLKRHLRTSYGMTPDAYREKWGLPKDYPMVAPAYAAARSELAKNMGLGQTRKKAAPAPAKKPTRRKAAA; the protein is encoded by the coding sequence GTGAGCGACTCCGCTTCCAATTCTCCGTCGACGGGCCACATCGACTTCACGACAGAAATCGTTGCGGCCTATGTCAGCAACAACAGCGTGGCCGCGACCGAGCTTCCCGCCCTCATCGAGTCGGTCTATCGCGCCCTCGGCCAGCTCGGCACGCCGGCCGCCGCGCCGGTGGAAGAGCAGAAGCCTGCGGTTCCTCTGAAGAAGTCGGTGACGCCGGAATACATCATCTGCCTGGAGGACGGGAAGAAGTTCAAGTCGCTGAAGCGCCATCTGCGCACCAGCTACGGCATGACCCCCGACGCCTATCGCGAGAAGTGGGGCCTGCCCAAGGACTATCCCATGGTGGCCCCGGCCTATGCCGCCGCCCGCTCCGAGCTCGCCAAGAACATGGGCCTCGGCCAGACCCGCAAGAAGGCGGCTCCCGCCCCGGCCAAGAAGCCCACCCGCCGCAAGGCTGCGGCCTGA
- the recR gene encoding recombination mediator RecR: protein MPRAVAGPEIERLIQLIARLPGLGPRSARRVALHLIKKREALMAPLAAALADALGKIVECRRCGNVDVCDPCTICGDPQRESSTLVVVADVGDLWALERAGVLNARYHVLGGVLSPLDGVGPDDLNLPKLVARVHEDKVAEVILALGATVDGQTTAHYITDLLREVPVRITRLAQGVPVGGELDYLDEGTLSAAIRARTQM from the coding sequence ATGCCCCGTGCCGTCGCCGGTCCAGAGATCGAGCGCCTGATCCAGCTCATCGCGCGGCTGCCCGGCCTTGGGCCGCGTTCTGCCCGCCGGGTGGCGCTGCACCTCATCAAGAAGCGGGAAGCGCTGATGGCGCCGCTGGCGGCCGCGCTCGCCGATGCGCTGGGCAAGATCGTGGAATGCCGCCGCTGCGGCAATGTGGATGTCTGCGACCCCTGCACCATCTGCGGCGATCCGCAGCGGGAATCCAGTACACTGGTGGTGGTCGCCGACGTGGGGGATCTGTGGGCGCTCGAGCGGGCGGGTGTGCTGAATGCGCGCTATCACGTGCTCGGCGGCGTGCTCTCGCCGCTCGACGGGGTCGGGCCCGACGACCTCAACCTGCCGAAACTGGTGGCGCGGGTGCATGAGGACAAGGTGGCGGAGGTCATCCTCGCCCTCGGCGCCACCGTGGACGGCCAGACCACGGCGCACTACATCACCGATCTTCTGCGCGAGGTCCCGGTGCGCATCACGCGCCTCGCCCAAGGCGTGCCGGTGGGCGGCGAGCTGGATTATCTGGACGAAGGAACGCTGTCGGCGGCCATTCGCGCGCGCACGCAAATGTGA
- a CDS encoding outer-membrane lipoprotein carrier protein LolA, translating to MMPSRHLFPALRLRGIAPMPQRGWGLRRAAGIGGFGLALALALLPGTVAHGQALQPPGDLMRPQGQAQKPATPAAPFTAPLPPHRPAQAAGAGSADGITLAQAKPTGQAKPGSAAPDGRAARSTIDRVTNYYNSVQALSGNFTQIDPDGSRRTGDFYMQKPGRVRFEYDPPSPVELISNGQSVAVRDRKLNTQDITPLSQTPLRFLLAEQIDLATDPHVTGVFQDDNFVSVVMQEQVPMIGTYRLIILFDTKTSALKQWIVTDPQGYDTQVTLTNAQVNKRPDPKLFVINFERMLQ from the coding sequence ATGATGCCGAGCCGCCACCTCTTCCCCGCCCTCCGTCTTCGCGGCATCGCGCCGATGCCGCAGCGGGGCTGGGGATTGCGCCGCGCGGCCGGGATCGGCGGGTTCGGCCTCGCGCTGGCGCTGGCGCTCCTTCCGGGCACCGTCGCGCACGGCCAGGCGCTCCAGCCCCCCGGCGACCTGATGCGCCCGCAGGGGCAGGCCCAGAAGCCGGCGACGCCCGCCGCGCCCTTCACCGCTCCGCTGCCGCCGCACCGCCCGGCCCAGGCAGCCGGAGCCGGGTCCGCCGACGGCATCACCCTCGCCCAAGCCAAGCCGACCGGCCAGGCGAAGCCCGGTTCGGCCGCGCCCGACGGCCGCGCCGCCCGCTCGACCATCGACCGGGTGACCAACTACTACAATTCGGTGCAGGCCCTGAGCGGCAACTTCACCCAGATCGACCCCGACGGCTCTCGCCGCACCGGCGACTTCTACATGCAGAAGCCGGGGCGGGTGCGCTTCGAATACGATCCGCCGAGCCCGGTGGAACTGATCTCCAACGGGCAATCGGTGGCGGTGCGGGATCGCAAGCTCAACACCCAGGACATCACGCCGCTCTCGCAGACGCCGCTGCGCTTCCTGCTCGCCGAGCAGATCGACCTGGCCACCGACCCGCACGTGACCGGCGTATTCCAAGACGACAACTTCGTCAGCGTGGTGATGCAGGAGCAGGTGCCCATGATCGGGACCTACCGCCTGATCATCCTGTTCGACACCAAGACTTCGGCGCTGAAACAGTGGATCGTCACCGATCCGCAGGGCTACGACACCCAGGTCACGCTCACCAACGCCCAGGTCAACAAGCGGCCGGATCCCAAGCTCTTCGTCATCAACTTCGAGCGCATGCTGCAGTAA
- a CDS encoding DNA translocase FtsK codes for MGALDNIVAGTAGLLIGAAGLYFAVSGGRRTPLRAATADELPGEIGGDDEDDDGTAISLGALTHTFLSWKARLAGAGLLGRKPLPRRGAADAAAVAAARVRASEGRVEPRMGGGAPASPSDDAPVAAPAERTAPGRERASGKRSGRRAGYQHPSLDLLTPAAASKAPAMSPEALAETARQLETTLEDFGVRGDIGQVRPGPVVTLYELEPAPGIKSSRVIGLADDIARSMSAVSARVAVVPGRNAIGIELPNSKRDKVLLRELIATKDFGDSGHKLAIALGKTIDGDPVIVDLARMPHLLVAGTTGSGKSVAINTMILSLLYRLKPEQCRLIMVDPKMLELSVYDGIPHLLAPVVTDPKKAVVALKWAVKEMEDRYKKMSKLGVRNIDGFNARVKDSVERGEALARTVQTGFDHDTGEAIYEREEMNLEPLPYIVVIVDEMADLMLVAGKDIEGAIQRLAQMARAAGIHLVMATQRPSVDVITGTIKANFPTRISFQVTSKIDSRTILGEMGAEQLLGQGDMLYMAGGGRISRVHGPFVSDEEVESVVRHLKAQGAPSYVEAVTAEDDAEGEDGDGAVFDKGGFGEEGQDLYSQAVAVVVRDRKCSTSYIQRRLQIGYNRAASLVERMEKEGLVGSPNHAGKREILMPEEAAE; via the coding sequence GTGGGCGCCCTCGACAACATCGTCGCCGGCACGGCCGGGCTGCTGATCGGCGCCGCGGGGCTGTACTTCGCGGTCAGCGGCGGCCGCCGCACGCCGCTCCGGGCCGCCACCGCCGATGAACTCCCCGGCGAGATCGGCGGCGACGACGAGGACGACGACGGCACCGCCATCTCCCTCGGTGCCCTCACCCACACCTTCCTGTCATGGAAGGCGCGCCTCGCCGGAGCCGGGCTTCTGGGCCGCAAGCCGTTGCCGCGGCGCGGCGCGGCCGACGCCGCCGCCGTCGCCGCGGCGCGGGTCCGGGCCAGCGAAGGCCGGGTGGAACCGCGCATGGGCGGCGGCGCCCCCGCCTCCCCGTCCGACGACGCGCCGGTCGCGGCGCCGGCCGAACGCACCGCCCCGGGGCGCGAGCGCGCCTCCGGCAAGCGCAGCGGCCGGCGCGCCGGCTACCAGCATCCGTCCCTCGACCTTCTCACCCCTGCGGCGGCGAGCAAGGCCCCCGCCATGAGCCCGGAGGCGCTGGCGGAAACCGCGCGGCAGCTCGAAACCACCCTCGAGGATTTCGGCGTGCGCGGCGACATTGGCCAGGTGCGCCCCGGCCCGGTGGTCACGCTCTATGAGCTGGAGCCGGCGCCCGGCATCAAGTCGTCCCGCGTCATCGGCCTCGCCGACGACATCGCCCGCTCCATGAGCGCCGTGTCGGCCCGCGTCGCCGTGGTGCCCGGCCGCAACGCCATCGGCATCGAGCTGCCCAATTCCAAGCGCGACAAGGTGCTGCTGCGCGAGCTGATCGCCACCAAGGACTTCGGCGATTCCGGCCACAAGCTCGCCATCGCCCTGGGCAAGACCATCGACGGCGATCCGGTCATCGTCGACCTCGCCCGCATGCCGCACCTGCTGGTGGCCGGCACCACCGGCTCCGGCAAGTCGGTGGCCATCAACACCATGATCCTGTCCCTGCTCTACCGGCTGAAGCCGGAGCAGTGCCGGCTGATCATGGTCGACCCCAAGATGCTGGAGCTCTCCGTCTATGACGGCATCCCGCATCTCCTCGCCCCCGTGGTCACCGATCCGAAGAAGGCGGTGGTGGCGCTCAAGTGGGCGGTGAAGGAGATGGAGGACCGCTACAAGAAGATGTCGAAGCTCGGGGTGCGCAACATCGATGGCTTCAATGCCCGGGTGAAGGATTCGGTGGAGCGCGGCGAGGCCCTCGCCCGCACCGTGCAGACCGGCTTCGACCACGACACGGGCGAAGCCATCTACGAGCGCGAGGAGATGAACCTCGAGCCTCTGCCCTACATCGTGGTCATCGTCGACGAGATGGCCGATCTGATGCTGGTGGCCGGCAAGGACATCGAGGGCGCCATCCAGCGCCTCGCCCAGATGGCGCGGGCCGCCGGCATCCACCTGGTGATGGCCACCCAGCGCCCGTCCGTGGACGTGATCACCGGCACCATCAAGGCCAATTTCCCCACCCGGATCTCCTTCCAGGTCACCTCCAAGATCGACAGCCGCACCATCCTCGGCGAAATGGGGGCCGAGCAGCTGCTCGGCCAGGGCGACATGCTCTACATGGCCGGCGGCGGGCGCATCTCGCGCGTGCACGGGCCCTTCGTCTCCGACGAGGAGGTGGAGAGCGTGGTGAGGCACCTCAAGGCCCAGGGCGCTCCCTCGTATGTGGAGGCGGTCACCGCCGAGGACGACGCCGAAGGCGAGGACGGCGACGGCGCCGTGTTCGACAAGGGCGGCTTCGGCGAGGAGGGGCAGGACCTTTATTCCCAGGCGGTGGCGGTGGTCGTGCGCGACCGCAAGTGTTCCACCTCCTACATCCAGCGCCGGCTGCAGATCGGCTACAACCGGGCCGCCTCACTGGTGGAGCGCATGGAAAAGGAGGGCCTCGTCGGCTCCCCCAACCATGCCGGCAAGCGGGAAATCCTGATGCCGGAAGAAGCCGCCGAATAA
- a CDS encoding DNA translocase FtsK 4TM domain-containing protein — protein MPMARRRPSADAVLNTRTIAPAPRFDLIPEGLRLAVRRRGREIVGALLILAVLTSFLALGSWRVTDPSLSNATHAPVANLLGAPGAVVADLLVQLFGLASLAVLLPPLYCGWRLVTHRPFTHERMRVTFWILGVLGTTAFLSALPQPQSWPGLTGLGGALGDLFPRAMGVIRGLPWAPSTTSSPARPGC, from the coding sequence ATGCCGATGGCGCGCCGCCGACCCTCTGCCGATGCCGTGCTCAACACCCGCACCATCGCCCCCGCCCCGCGGTTCGATCTCATTCCCGAGGGCCTGCGGCTCGCCGTGCGGCGACGCGGGCGCGAGATCGTCGGGGCGCTGCTGATCCTCGCCGTCCTCACCAGCTTCCTGGCCCTCGGCAGCTGGCGGGTGACCGATCCGAGCCTGTCCAACGCCACCCACGCGCCGGTCGCGAACCTCCTTGGCGCTCCCGGCGCGGTGGTGGCTGACCTGCTGGTCCAGCTGTTCGGCCTCGCGTCCCTCGCGGTGCTGCTGCCGCCGCTCTATTGCGGCTGGCGGCTGGTGACCCACCGGCCCTTCACCCACGAGCGCATGCGCGTCACCTTCTGGATCCTCGGCGTGCTCGGCACCACCGCGTTCCTGAGCGCGCTGCCGCAACCCCAGAGCTGGCCCGGCCTCACCGGGCTCGGCGGGGCGCTGGGCGACCTGTTTCCCCGCGCCATGGGGGTGATCCGGGGTCTGCCGTGGGCGCCCTCGACAACATCGTCGCCGGCACGGCCGGGCTGCTGA
- a CDS encoding aminotransferase class I/II-fold pyridoxal phosphate-dependent enzyme, with protein MIAARKVRTPVPAPAAPAEDRRSPFIRLADLLAGIDPGRQPLSAAVGEPQHAMPDFVGPALAAALPGFGRYPRAEGTPTFRAAAARWLARRYDLARPVDAEREVLALNGSREGLFSAAIVARRLTDPNKGAKGRPAMLLPNPFYAAYAAGAEAAGCEAVVVPTTRDSGWLPDLDALDTDLLERTVAIYVASPANPQGAIASAAYLGRALELARRHGAFLFSDECYSEIYLGAQKPPGILEVAGGDFSRAVAFNSLSKRSSLPGLRCGFCAGDPSFLKDFLAFRWVAAPQVPEPLQAVAVAALEDEAHVTHSRDLYKAKFDLADRMLAGRFGYERPGGGFFLWLDVSHLADGNLSGGEAAAVKLWREQGLRTVPGGYLARRDLSGANPCADFLRVALVQDLPTCEEVLKRLVAALA; from the coding sequence ATGATCGCCGCCAGGAAAGTCCGCACCCCCGTGCCAGCCCCCGCAGCGCCCGCCGAGGATCGCCGCTCGCCCTTCATCCGCCTCGCCGACCTGCTGGCGGGGATCGATCCCGGCCGCCAGCCGCTCAGCGCCGCCGTGGGCGAGCCGCAGCATGCCATGCCCGATTTCGTCGGTCCGGCGCTGGCCGCCGCCCTGCCCGGCTTCGGCCGCTATCCCCGCGCCGAGGGAACGCCGACCTTCCGCGCCGCCGCCGCCCGCTGGCTGGCGCGGCGCTACGACCTCGCCCGCCCCGTCGACGCGGAGCGTGAGGTGCTGGCGCTGAACGGCTCGCGCGAGGGCCTGTTCTCCGCCGCCATCGTCGCGCGACGGCTCACCGATCCAAACAAGGGCGCGAAGGGCCGGCCGGCCATGCTGCTGCCCAATCCCTTCTATGCCGCCTATGCTGCCGGGGCCGAGGCCGCCGGGTGCGAGGCGGTGGTGGTGCCCACCACCCGGGACAGCGGCTGGCTGCCCGATCTCGACGCCCTCGACACCGATTTGCTGGAGCGCACGGTGGCCATCTACGTGGCCTCCCCCGCCAATCCGCAGGGCGCCATCGCCTCCGCCGCCTATCTCGGACGGGCGCTGGAGTTGGCCCGCCGCCACGGCGCCTTCCTGTTCTCCGACGAATGCTATTCGGAGATCTATCTGGGCGCGCAAAAGCCGCCCGGCATCCTGGAGGTGGCGGGCGGAGACTTCAGCCGCGCGGTGGCCTTCAACTCACTCTCCAAGCGCTCGTCCCTGCCCGGGCTGCGCTGCGGCTTCTGCGCGGGTGACCCGTCCTTCCTCAAGGATTTCCTCGCCTTCCGCTGGGTCGCGGCGCCGCAGGTGCCCGAACCGCTCCAGGCGGTGGCGGTGGCGGCGCTGGAGGACGAGGCGCACGTCACCCACTCCCGCGATCTCTACAAGGCCAAGTTCGACCTCGCCGACCGCATGCTCGCGGGCCGCTTCGGCTATGAGCGGCCGGGCGGCGGCTTCTTCCTGTGGCTCGACGTCTCGCACCTCGCCGATGGCAACCTCTCCGGGGGCGAGGCGGCGGCGGTGAAGCTGTGGCGCGAGCAAGGCCTGCGCACCGTGCCGGGCGGCTACCTCGCCCGGCGCGACCTGTCCGGCGCCAATCCGTGCGCGGATTTCCTGCGCGTCGCCCTGGTCCAGGACCTTCCCACCTGCGAGGAGGTGCTGAAGCGCCTCGTCGCCGCCCTCGCGTGA
- a CDS encoding bifunctional riboflavin kinase/FAD synthetase, whose amino-acid sequence MTQTPSSAFVLVRDAEPLPPALAHPVIAIGNFDGVHRGHRAVFDTARTMARDGGVPALALTFEPHPRTFFNPATAPFRLTPEPQKLQYIAETGLAGAIVLPFDAALASMEAEDFVRRILVERYAVTGVAVGFDFHFGRGRAGSPAFLQEAGRRHGFQVKVVEPMRDEDDAISSTAVRQALASGQVGHAAHMLGRPFTVSAEVIHGDKRGRTIGFPTANLALPADLELAFGIYAVRAVTPAGRFDGVANYGRRPTFDNGRALLEVHLFDYSGDLYGVTLDVEFHAFLRPELKFDGIDALVAQIRADAEQAREVLAKV is encoded by the coding sequence ATGACACAGACGCCATCTTCCGCCTTCGTCCTGGTCCGCGATGCCGAGCCGCTGCCGCCGGCCCTCGCGCACCCGGTGATCGCCATCGGCAATTTCGACGGCGTGCACCGCGGTCACCGTGCGGTGTTCGACACCGCCCGCACCATGGCGCGGGACGGCGGGGTTCCCGCCCTCGCGCTGACCTTCGAGCCGCACCCGCGCACCTTCTTCAATCCGGCCACCGCGCCGTTCCGCCTCACCCCCGAGCCGCAGAAGCTCCAGTACATCGCCGAAACCGGCCTTGCCGGCGCCATCGTGCTGCCGTTCGACGCGGCCCTGGCGTCCATGGAGGCGGAGGACTTCGTGCGCCGGATCCTGGTGGAGCGCTATGCGGTCACCGGCGTGGCGGTGGGGTTCGATTTCCATTTCGGCCGTGGCCGCGCCGGCTCACCCGCCTTCCTCCAGGAGGCCGGGCGCCGCCATGGCTTCCAGGTGAAGGTGGTGGAGCCCATGCGCGACGAGGACGACGCCATCTCCTCCACCGCCGTCCGCCAGGCCCTCGCATCGGGGCAGGTGGGCCACGCCGCGCACATGCTGGGGCGGCCCTTCACGGTGTCCGCCGAGGTGATCCACGGCGACAAGCGTGGCCGCACCATCGGCTTCCCCACCGCCAACCTCGCCTTGCCGGCGGACCTGGAGCTTGCCTTCGGCATCTACGCAGTGCGCGCGGTCACTCCCGCCGGCCGGTTCGACGGCGTCGCCAATTACGGGCGCCGGCCTACCTTCGACAACGGCCGCGCCCTGCTTGAGGTGCACCTGTTCGACTATTCCGGCGACCTCTACGGCGTGACGCTGGACGTGGAATTCCACGCCTTCCTGCGGCCGGAGCTCAAGTTCGACGGCATCGATGCCCTCGTCGCCCAGATCCGGGCGGATGCGGAGCAGGCGCGCGAGGTCCTCGCCAAGGTGTGA
- a CDS encoding TIGR01459 family HAD-type hydrolase has protein sequence MADGSNGTTRTRPHAPPMVSGLSAFADAYDLILCDVWGVIHNGVAAFPAACDALARARAGGATVVLVSNAPRPNRFVQQMLDGFGVPRTAYDAIVTSGDVTRDVLAARPGARMFHLGPPRDLGTFEDLDLVASGLDEAQIVVCTGLVDDDVETPDDYQATLAAMKARKIPLVCANPDLVVERGDKLIYCAGAIALAYEEMGGEAIWCGKPYRPIYDTALVRGEAIRGKAIDRARILGIGDALRTDITGANDAGFDSLFISGGIHAQELKSMDGAIPDTESLADLFTGHAHPRGVMPRLAW, from the coding sequence ATGGCCGACGGCAGCAACGGAACGACACGGACACGCCCGCACGCGCCGCCCATGGTGTCCGGCCTCTCCGCCTTCGCCGACGCGTACGACCTGATCTTGTGCGACGTCTGGGGCGTGATCCACAACGGCGTCGCGGCATTCCCCGCCGCCTGCGATGCCCTCGCCCGCGCCCGGGCGGGCGGGGCGACGGTGGTCCTCGTCTCCAATGCGCCGCGGCCGAACCGATTCGTCCAGCAGATGCTGGACGGCTTCGGCGTGCCGCGCACCGCCTATGACGCCATCGTCACCTCCGGCGACGTCACCCGCGACGTGCTGGCGGCGCGGCCGGGCGCACGCATGTTCCACCTGGGCCCGCCCCGCGACCTCGGCACCTTCGAGGACCTCGACCTCGTCGCCTCCGGCCTCGACGAAGCCCAGATCGTGGTCTGCACCGGGCTCGTCGACGATGACGTGGAGACGCCGGACGACTATCAGGCGACCCTCGCGGCCATGAAAGCCCGCAAGATCCCGCTGGTGTGCGCCAATCCGGATCTGGTGGTGGAACGGGGCGACAAGCTCATCTACTGCGCCGGCGCCATCGCCCTCGCTTATGAGGAGATGGGCGGCGAGGCCATCTGGTGCGGCAAGCCCTACCGCCCGATCTACGACACCGCCCTGGTGCGCGGCGAGGCGATCCGCGGCAAGGCCATCGACCGCGCCCGGATCCTGGGCATCGGCGACGCCCTGCGCACCGACATCACCGGCGCCAACGATGCCGGCTTCGACAGCCTGTTCATCTCCGGCGGCATCCATGCCCAGGAGCTGAAATCCATGGACGGCGCCATTCCGGACACCGAATCCCTCGCCGACCTGTTCACCGGCCACGCTCATCCGCGCGGCGTCATGCCCCGTCTCGCCTGGTGA